From the Roseiconus lacunae genome, one window contains:
- a CDS encoding TonB-dependent receptor plug domain-containing protein — MAVCCAGQFARAEEDTGVPEEPEFRFLALAEAMANHEVLPVQFEEDNPFTAPPSETVSDQAIQPIDVGGQADFLDPSLPSNFGFADWSLISRPEFSSNTSSLVDSASFVEQLENVQGTSEVALTEAPAVEIVPASTFNLAQTPDIGETLVESSATQTVKARRRSSLGFDPKIRGFYNGQVYTSQDGSYLFPARSDLDGVFSKIDPFLIGNVQVFSGPYTVRYGSGFAFLNVDTIATPRYECGPEHHLRLGTNVRTNGGQTYNSATVFGGGESMGYFANLGFRKGSDYAAGNGLLVPSSYDAFNLFSGIGFDLDDQTRTDFRYTHIDEDSTEYAGQFFDVDGLTSDGLSNSLIHRNDRTGFSYRIDSWLSNTEFNGDTSAGSKRRPDFPVLQRVDEALTNVQQTNDNSPITFPPDPNRPFFGTVDGELLSAGIRAGMTQELDRDRTIGLGADVRYIKQQVEEFYDLNGFYDTSGNPLGTITTGLPQAEIVEPGLYTEYSFSMIDFIETAMGFRVAFAHTQADPDDLNAVSNFRDPALPPAIGPVNEDLDVSDVLLSYFLTNDIDLAPNWSLRVGGGYAERVPTLEQRYSDGLFIAIIQSGFSRVIGNPTLSKERNWQLDARVDWDYDYVRGRFGGFHSWIVDYVTYNANLVDDPQGSRLLRAINTDHATLTGFEYYGEADLVEGVQVFSSLNYLDGRDREIDQPLAGIFPLEGRLGIRLTDTTRDDRWGIEWGLRCVDNQDRLGTLSSAPGTGQTRADTAVVTLETATPGFTTSYLRGYLRPRDNVNVTFGAENLFDNNYYEHLNLRIPAEGSFGQTVVLSPGLTPYFGIEVDY; from the coding sequence ATGGCGGTATGCTGCGCAGGCCAATTCGCCCGGGCCGAAGAAGACACCGGCGTTCCCGAGGAACCCGAATTCCGATTTCTCGCGCTCGCCGAAGCGATGGCGAATCACGAAGTCCTGCCTGTTCAGTTCGAGGAGGACAATCCCTTCACGGCGCCTCCCAGCGAAACGGTCAGCGACCAAGCGATCCAGCCGATCGATGTCGGCGGCCAAGCCGATTTTCTCGATCCATCGCTGCCAAGCAACTTTGGTTTCGCGGACTGGAGTCTGATCAGTCGTCCGGAATTCAGCAGTAACACGTCCAGTCTGGTCGATTCGGCGAGCTTTGTCGAACAGCTTGAAAACGTTCAAGGTACAAGTGAAGTTGCGTTGACCGAAGCTCCCGCGGTCGAAATCGTTCCGGCGAGCACCTTCAATTTAGCGCAAACGCCGGACATCGGTGAAACGCTAGTCGAGTCGTCCGCCACGCAAACGGTCAAAGCCCGTCGTCGTAGCTCACTCGGGTTTGATCCAAAAATCCGCGGTTTCTACAACGGCCAGGTTTATACCAGCCAAGACGGCTCGTACCTGTTTCCGGCGCGAAGTGATTTGGACGGCGTGTTTTCAAAGATCGACCCCTTCTTGATCGGTAACGTACAGGTTTTCAGTGGCCCTTACACCGTTCGCTACGGAAGTGGGTTCGCGTTTTTAAACGTCGACACGATTGCCACGCCGCGCTATGAATGCGGCCCTGAACATCACCTGCGACTCGGCACCAACGTTCGGACCAATGGTGGCCAAACCTATAATTCGGCGACCGTTTTTGGTGGCGGCGAGAGCATGGGCTACTTTGCAAATCTGGGCTTTCGCAAAGGTAGCGACTACGCCGCTGGGAATGGATTGTTGGTGCCGTCCAGCTACGACGCGTTCAATCTGTTTTCAGGCATTGGATTCGATTTGGATGACCAAACGCGCACCGATTTCCGTTACACGCACATTGACGAAGACAGCACCGAATACGCGGGGCAGTTCTTCGATGTCGATGGCTTAACAAGTGACGGGCTTTCCAACAGCTTGATCCACCGCAACGACCGAACTGGGTTTTCCTACCGTATCGATTCCTGGCTCAGTAATACTGAATTTAACGGGGATACGTCCGCCGGTAGCAAACGTCGTCCCGACTTTCCTGTGTTGCAACGCGTCGACGAAGCGCTGACCAATGTGCAGCAGACGAATGACAACAGCCCCATCACTTTCCCGCCGGATCCGAATCGCCCGTTCTTTGGGACCGTCGATGGCGAGTTATTAAGCGCAGGCATTCGTGCCGGAATGACCCAGGAACTGGACCGTGACAGAACCATCGGTCTGGGGGCGGACGTACGATACATTAAGCAACAGGTCGAAGAGTTTTACGACCTCAATGGTTTCTATGACACCTCCGGAAATCCACTCGGAACGATCACCACCGGGTTGCCACAAGCTGAGATTGTTGAACCTGGGTTGTATACCGAATACTCGTTTTCGATGATCGACTTTATCGAAACCGCCATGGGCTTCCGCGTCGCATTTGCTCATACCCAAGCCGACCCAGATGATTTGAACGCCGTTTCGAATTTTCGAGACCCTGCACTTCCTCCGGCCATCGGCCCGGTCAACGAAGACTTGGACGTTTCCGATGTCTTGTTGTCCTACTTCTTGACCAACGATATCGACCTGGCCCCCAATTGGTCGCTACGGGTCGGCGGCGGCTACGCCGAACGCGTGCCGACGTTGGAGCAGCGTTATAGCGATGGCCTGTTCATCGCCATTATCCAAAGCGGTTTCAGCCGGGTGATCGGGAATCCAACACTCAGCAAAGAACGAAACTGGCAACTCGATGCCCGAGTTGACTGGGACTACGACTACGTTCGCGGTCGCTTTGGTGGTTTCCATAGTTGGATCGTTGACTATGTCACGTACAACGCAAACCTCGTTGATGACCCGCAAGGTTCGCGATTGCTACGTGCGATCAACACTGACCATGCGACGCTAACCGGTTTCGAGTATTACGGCGAGGCTGATCTTGTCGAAGGCGTTCAAGTGTTTTCAAGCTTAAACTACCTTGACGGACGTGACCGCGAAATTGATCAGCCGCTCGCAGGCATCTTTCCGTTGGAAGGGCGACTGGGGATTCGTTTAACGGACACCACGCGCGACGATCGCTGGGGGATCGAGTGGGGACTTCGTTGCGTCGACAATCAAGACCGCCTCGGAACGCTTAGCTCGGCTCCAGGCACAGGTCAAACGCGAGCCGATACGGCGGTCGTTACCTTGGAAACCGCAACCCCCGGTTTCACGACCAGTTACCTTCGCGGATACTTACGTCCCCGCGACAACGTGAATGTCACCTTTGGTGCCGAGAACTTGTTCGACAACAATTACTACGAGCACCTGAACTTGCGAATCCCGGCGGAAGGCAGTTTTGGTCAGACCGTTGTGCTGTCCCCCGGCCTGACACCCTACTTCGGAATCGAAGTGGACTATTAA